The Pedobacter roseus genome contains a region encoding:
- a CDS encoding PSP1 domain-containing protein yields the protein MGCGSCSTGGGCTPNGCKSNGSCGTGGCQTMEVHDWLSNLDMPSNYKPFQVTEIKFKGSRKEFFLNNDNIYLEIGELVAVEGPTGGFDVGHVSLTGELVRIQMKRRKTALDQVTKKIYRKATEADVEKWNAAKGMEWETMHKARKLALDLRLQMKISDVDYQADKTKATFFYTADGRVDFRELIKKMAESFRIRIEMRQIGMRQEAGRLGGIGSCGRELCCSTWLTNFKTVSTAAARYQNLSLNTLKLAGQCGKLKCCLNYELDTYLDALKDIPDRIENLDTEAGYARHQKTDIFKKIMWFSYQGDENWIPVKAARVKEIMAMNKAGKKAPNLKEEAVQIAAPVVVEKSFDYENVVGQDSLTRLDERSRGKNNQNRNNNQKNNRNNSQNKRERVPAGEKNAGPNNKLQQPQQGAQKAQQGGKQQPNGLKPQQNAGQKPQQAVPKPQHVNGPKPQNNKPKQQPQAQKPVVNVEGSVAADGAKPEQSKNKNRNNRRKNNNRRNNNNGSENKPAAE from the coding sequence ATGGGATGTGGAAGTTGTTCAACAGGTGGTGGTTGCACCCCTAATGGATGCAAAAGTAATGGCTCATGTGGCACCGGTGGTTGCCAAACAATGGAAGTTCACGATTGGCTGTCTAATTTGGATATGCCTTCTAATTATAAACCTTTTCAGGTTACCGAAATCAAATTTAAAGGCTCACGTAAAGAGTTTTTCCTCAATAATGATAACATTTACCTCGAAATTGGAGAACTTGTTGCTGTTGAAGGGCCAACGGGTGGTTTTGATGTAGGGCACGTTTCTCTTACCGGCGAACTGGTAAGGATCCAGATGAAACGCCGTAAAACGGCACTTGATCAGGTAACTAAAAAAATCTATCGTAAAGCTACCGAAGCTGATGTAGAAAAATGGAACGCCGCCAAAGGGATGGAGTGGGAAACCATGCACAAAGCCCGTAAACTGGCATTGGATTTACGTTTGCAGATGAAAATCAGCGATGTAGATTATCAGGCCGATAAAACCAAAGCCACTTTCTTTTATACTGCCGATGGCCGTGTGGATTTCCGTGAGCTGATTAAAAAAATGGCCGAAAGTTTCCGTATCCGGATTGAAATGCGCCAGATCGGGATGCGCCAGGAAGCTGGCCGTTTAGGCGGAATTGGCTCTTGCGGTCGCGAATTATGTTGCTCTACCTGGTTAACCAATTTTAAAACGGTTTCTACGGCTGCGGCGCGTTATCAAAATTTATCATTAAATACCCTAAAGCTTGCTGGTCAGTGCGGTAAATTAAAATGCTGCTTAAACTATGAGCTGGATACCTATCTGGATGCTTTAAAAGATATTCCCGATAGAATTGAAAACCTGGATACTGAGGCCGGTTATGCCCGTCACCAGAAAACCGACATTTTCAAAAAAATCATGTGGTTCAGTTACCAGGGTGATGAAAACTGGATTCCGGTTAAAGCTGCCCGTGTTAAAGAGATCATGGCGATGAACAAGGCTGGCAAAAAAGCGCCAAACCTGAAAGAAGAAGCCGTTCAGATTGCCGCACCGGTTGTTGTAGAAAAATCGTTCGATTACGAAAATGTGGTTGGTCAGGATAGTTTAACCCGTTTAGATGAACGTTCGCGTGGTAAAAACAACCAGAACAGGAACAATAACCAGAAAAATAACAGAAACAACAGCCAAAATAAAAGAGAAAGAGTTCCTGCCGGAGAAAAAAATGCAGGGCCTAATAATAAGCTGCAGCAGCCTCAACAGGGCGCACAAAAAGCCCAACAGGGCGGAAAACAACAGCCTAACGGACTAAAACCGCAACAAAATGCAGGTCAAAAGCCTCAACAGGCGGTGCCGAAACCACAGCATGTTAACGGGCCAAAACCTCAAAATAACAAACCAAAGCAGCAACCGCAAGCACAAAAACCTGTTGTAAATGTTGAAGGAAGTGTTGCCGCAGATGGAGCTAAGCCAGAGCAAAGCAAAAACAAGAACAGAAATAATCGTAGGAAAAACAATAACCGCCGAAACAATAATAATGGCTCAGAAAATAAACCTGCTGCTGAATAA
- a CDS encoding gliding motility lipoprotein GldH, whose protein sequence is MAQKINLLLNKRQVFLLAFLLITSLFVGCTSGVIDSNVEIADRRWTYRNQISTQFEIKDNTKAYNIYFKLRHTADYKYANIFILAHFKDGKKVVTRRYQYKLAKNDGEWLGSGSGNVFSYSLPMLTNYHFPHNGKFEIEIEQNMRDNPLLEVSDAGVLVGLAQ, encoded by the coding sequence ATGGCTCAGAAAATAAACCTGCTGCTGAATAAAAGACAAGTATTTTTGCTTGCTTTTTTATTGATTACTTCGCTATTTGTTGGCTGTACATCCGGCGTAATTGATAGTAATGTAGAAATTGCCGACCGCAGGTGGACCTACCGTAACCAAATTTCGACACAGTTTGAGATTAAGGATAATACAAAGGCCTACAACATTTATTTTAAGCTCAGGCATACTGCCGATTATAAATACGCCAATATTTTTATCCTTGCCCATTTTAAAGATGGCAAAAAGGTGGTCACCAGACGTTATCAGTACAAACTGGCCAAAAATGATGGCGAATGGCTGGGCAGTGGCTCTGGAAATGTATTCAGTTATTCATTACCCATGCTTACCAACTATCATTTTCCGCACAATGGCAAGTTTGAGATCGAAATTGAACAGAATATGCGCGATAACCCGCTTTTGGAAGTGAGTGATGCTGGTGTTTTGGTTGGTTTAGCACAATAA
- a CDS encoding O-methyltransferase translates to MSLINDDLQDLLIAYCEPESELLQQIDRETNLKVLMPRMLSGHYQGRVLSMLSKMVSPKRILEIGTFTGYATLCLAEGLTKDGLLYTLDINEELEDMVRSNFAKSIYKDQINYILGDATATIADLDEVFDIVFIDADKKNNGTYYDLIFDRVRPGGIIIVDNVLWSGKVLQEKQDKDTRNITSFNDKIADDERVEKLILPVRDGLFVIRKLG, encoded by the coding sequence ATGAGCCTGATAAACGACGATTTACAAGATCTATTAATTGCCTATTGCGAACCTGAAAGCGAACTGCTACAGCAGATAGACCGCGAAACCAACCTTAAGGTTTTAATGCCCCGTATGCTCTCTGGCCACTATCAGGGCAGGGTTTTGAGCATGCTCAGTAAGATGGTTTCTCCAAAAAGGATTTTAGAAATCGGCACTTTTACGGGTTATGCTACTTTATGCCTGGCAGAAGGGCTAACCAAAGACGGCCTGCTTTATACCCTTGATATTAATGAGGAGCTGGAAGACATGGTGCGCAGCAACTTTGCAAAATCAATATATAAAGATCAGATTAATTATATCCTGGGCGATGCTACCGCAACAATAGCTGATTTAGACGAAGTTTTCGATATCGTTTTTATTGATGCCGACAAGAAAAATAACGGCACTTATTACGATCTGATTTTCGATCGCGTACGCCCTGGTGGAATTATTATTGTGGATAATGTACTATGGAGTGGAAAAGTACTTCAGGAGAAACAAGACAAAGACACCAGAAATATTACTAGTTTTAATGACAAAATCGCTGATGATGAACGGGTTGAGAAATTGATATTGCCCGTTCGCGATGGTTTGTTTGTGATCAGGAAATTGGGTTAA
- a CDS encoding DNA polymerase III subunit, translated as MQFKEIIGQERVKQQLVQTVKENRISHAQLFLSPAGSGAVPLAIAYAQYINCLNKGENDSCGECSSCRKYERLIHPDLHFSYPFFASASVKTAVDVLEEWRGMLMQDPYFDIDIWRSKLDAANKQANINIAECHDIIKKLSYKAFEAETKVLIMWLPEYLDKAGNALLKLIEEPPANTLFILIAQSQDQILTTILSRTQIVKIPKLSSEEVTGFLLNSSGLNENQAIDYSFLADGNLIEAKALAADTQSDSSGTFTAWLRMGFGNKVPDLIEFTDEAAKWGRENQKNFLKYGVNYLRECCLILSGAEELVKLPPLTFETAKKLSTHVLTLPMAEAIIGELEKAHYHIERNANPKILFLDVSLQLVKIIKFKTLPAGTQYIYN; from the coding sequence ATGCAGTTTAAAGAAATCATAGGACAGGAAAGAGTGAAGCAGCAATTGGTGCAAACGGTTAAAGAAAACCGCATTAGCCATGCGCAACTGTTTTTGTCGCCCGCTGGTTCGGGCGCTGTGCCTTTGGCCATTGCCTATGCGCAATACATTAATTGCCTTAATAAAGGCGAAAATGATAGCTGCGGCGAGTGTTCGAGTTGCAGAAAATACGAACGTTTAATCCACCCCGACCTGCATTTCTCTTATCCGTTTTTTGCTTCTGCCAGTGTAAAAACTGCTGTAGATGTGCTGGAAGAATGGCGTGGAATGTTAATGCAGGACCCTTATTTTGATATAGACATTTGGCGCTCGAAACTAGATGCAGCCAATAAACAGGCCAATATTAACATTGCCGAATGCCACGATATTATCAAAAAACTAAGTTATAAAGCTTTTGAGGCCGAAACCAAGGTTTTAATTATGTGGTTGCCCGAATATTTGGATAAAGCCGGAAATGCTTTGCTGAAATTAATCGAAGAACCACCTGCAAATACCTTGTTTATTTTAATTGCACAAAGTCAGGATCAGATTTTAACCACCATTTTATCCAGAACACAAATTGTGAAGATCCCGAAACTTTCATCAGAAGAAGTAACCGGATTTTTATTAAACAGCAGCGGATTAAATGAAAACCAGGCCATTGATTATTCATTTTTGGCCGATGGAAATTTAATTGAGGCCAAAGCTTTGGCTGCCGATACCCAGAGCGACAGTTCGGGCACATTTACCGCCTGGTTAAGGATGGGTTTTGGAAATAAAGTGCCCGATCTGATCGAGTTTACTGATGAGGCTGCCAAGTGGGGAAGAGAAAACCAGAAGAATTTTTTAAAATATGGCGTAAATTATTTACGCGAGTGCTGTTTGATTTTAAGTGGTGCCGAAGAATTGGTAAAATTGCCGCCCCTTACCTTCGAAACCGCGAAAAAACTGAGTACACACGTACTTACCTTGCCCATGGCAGAGGCCATAATTGGCGAACTGGAAAAGGCACATTACCACATTGAAAGAAACGCAAACCCGAAAATTCTGTTTTTAGATGTATCTTTACAACTGGTAAAAATTATCAAGTTTAAAACGCTCCCTGCGGGGACTCAATATATATACAATTAA
- the ruvX gene encoding Holliday junction resolvase RuvX: protein MARILAFDYGTKRIGIAVTDPLQIIATGLDTVHPKDVIEYVKKYMLTEQVEAFVLGDPKQMDGSPSDSAQHVKGFATLLKKSFPDIPRHWVDERFTSKLAHQAIMQSGLKKMDRRDKDRVDTIAATIILQYFMESNRL, encoded by the coding sequence ATGGCGCGGATCCTCGCATTTGATTATGGAACAAAACGCATCGGCATTGCAGTAACCGATCCTTTGCAGATTATTGCAACAGGCCTGGATACTGTGCATCCGAAAGATGTGATCGAATACGTTAAAAAATATATGCTTACCGAGCAGGTGGAGGCTTTTGTATTGGGAGATCCCAAGCAGATGGATGGTTCGCCTTCCGATTCGGCGCAACATGTAAAAGGCTTTGCAACACTATTAAAAAAATCGTTTCCCGATATCCCCAGGCACTGGGTTGATGAGCGTTTTACTTCTAAGCTGGCACATCAGGCCATTATGCAAAGCGGGCTAAAAAAAATGGATAGAAGAGACAAAGACAGGGTTGATACCATTGCTGCAACCATTATTTTACAATATTTTATGGAAAGTAACCGTTTATAA